The Theobroma cacao cultivar B97-61/B2 unplaced genomic scaffold, Criollo_cocoa_genome_V2, whole genome shotgun sequence genome contains a region encoding:
- the LOC18599604 gene encoding mediator of RNA polymerase II transcription subunit 15, whose product MEDAKAMAHQQQQFLLQQQQQQQQQQHQQHHQHQQQQHQQQQFLLLQQLQKQAQQQQQQQQQQQQQAISRFPSNIDAHLRTTPGVLHHRPINIQQNPNSSPNPNPNSTPNLQQQQQQQQPQQQQQPQQQQQQQQQQQQQKQIRPLNQAELQMAYQDAWRVCHPDFKRPFSSLEDACERLLPYHVVADYEAEEDDRILDSDTTGQMPSRCQQWDHNIAAKVAEFTATFEKQALAFNIISRKRAMGEFRSEERLMVEQALLQEEKKAMLDLRAEIESREKAGREAHEAKLRMAAMVQAEQARAESQAHAEIMARGPIRANALGSQGGNLPIGHDIGEQPQGVNPDEMMNGWGNNAQRDEKEPSEDFLNDEETENGDTGVQNDWREVGEFDLNSR is encoded by the exons ATGGAGGACGCAAAGGCAATGGCTCATCAGCAGCAGCAATTTCTCTTACAACAACAGCAGCAGCAACAGCAGCAGCAACATCAGCAGCATCATCAACATCAACAACAGCAACATCAACAGCAACAATTTCTTCTCTTACAGCAACTTCAAAAACAAGCCCAacaacagcagcagcagcaacaaCAGCAACAGCAACAAGCAATTTCTCGTTTCCCATCAAACATAGATGCCCATTTACGTACCACTCCTGGTGTTCTTCATCACCGTCCTATTAACATCCAACAAAACCCTAATTCTAGccctaaccctaaccctaattCCACTCCTAATTTACAACAACAgcaacagcagcagcagccACAACAACAGCAACAGCCACAGCAGCAACAACAGCAGCAACAGCAACAGCAACAGCAGAAGCAGATCCGACCATTGAATCAAGCGGAGCTCCAAATGGCTTATCAGGATGCCTGGCGTGTTTGTCACCCGGATTTTAAGCGGCCCTTTTCGTCCCTTGAAGATGCCTGTGAGAG GTTGCTACCTTATCATGTCGTAGCAGACTATGAAGCAGAGGAAGATGATAGAATCCTTGATTCTGACACAACAGGCCAGATGCCATCTCGCTGCCAGCAGTGGGATCACAATATTGCTGCCAAAGTCGCAGAGTTCACTGCCACATTTGAGAAGCAGGCTCTTGCCTTCAATATAATATCTCGCAAACGAGCTATGGGGGAATTTCGATCTGAGGAAAGGTTGATGGTTGAACAGGCTCTTCTccaagaagagaagaaagccATGCTTGATTTGAGAGCGGAAATAGAATCTAGGGAGAAGGCTGGTCGGGAAGCTCATGAGGCCAAGTTGCGCATGGCAGCAATGGTTCAGGCGGAGCAAGCTCGAGCTGAATCGCAAGCACATGCTGAAATTATGGCTCGAGGACCTATAAGGGCAAATGCACTCGGGTCTCAAGGAGGCAACCTTCCAATTGGTCATGACATTGGAGAGCAGCCACAGGGTGTTAACCCTGATGAGATGATGAATGGATGGGGGAACAATGCACAGAGGGACGAGAAGGAGCCTTCTGAAGATTTCTTGAATGATGAAGAGACAGAAAATGGAGATACCGGCGTGCAGAACGACTGGCGCGAAGTTGGGGAGTTTGATTTGAACAGTAGATGA
- the LOC18599603 gene encoding uncharacterized protein LOC18599603 isoform X1: MNTRSGRVSRGQKSKNFQGEGPNWILIAGGALLSTLSIRLGYKLKQALDTKQKDNATTSLKGHGTSDRRRLSGCRLHSNMFSFTQEEDGCFNCISGTESIGEKHPPNGQMLPESEVALPLVTVPMSEFNKDNGVMWASSPDRLELPPKPFHHSNCSDSPCVSESGSDIFSKREVIQKLRQQLKRRDDMILEMQDQIMELQNSLNAQVAHSSHLQAQLDASNRDLFDSEREIQRLRKAIADHCVGHVSMNEKTTTVTAWPPDIRNGHANGYLDGESNSGSPEKGRGDGERIEMLKREVGELKEVIEGKEYLLQSYKEQKTELSMKIKELQQRLDSQLPNILQMQLSKERPNDKGNEEFWHTCS, translated from the exons ATGAATACAAGAAGTGGCCGGGTATCTAGGGGTCAGAAGTCAAAAAATTTTCAGGGTGAGGGGCCAAATTGGATTCTTATTGCTGGTGGTGCCTTACTAAGTACCTTATCAATCCGCCTTGGTTACAAGCTGAAGCAGGCACTTGACACAAAGCAAAAGGACAATGCTACTACTAGCTTGAAAG GGCATGGAACTTCTGACAGGAGGAGATTATCAGGTTGCCGTTTACATTCAAATATGTTCTCGTTTACCCAAGAAGAAGATGGTTGTTTCAACTGCATTTCAG GCACTGAAAGCATAGGGGAGAAGCACCCACCAAATGGCCAGATGCTGCCCGAATCTGAAGTTGCTCTCCCTCTGGTGACAGTTCCCATGTCTGAGTTCAACAAGGATAATGGTGTTATGTGGGCATCATCTCCTGATCGCCTTGAGTTACCTCCAAAGCCATTCCATCATTCTAACTGCTCAGATTCACCATGTGTCTCTGAATCAGGCTCTGACATATTCAGCAAACGGGAAGTGATACAGAAACTAAGGCAACAATTGAAGAGAAGAGATGATATGATTTTGGAGATGCAGGACCAGATTATGGAGCTGCAGAATTCACTGAATGCTCAAGTGGCACACTCAAGTCATTTACAAGCACAACTGGATGCGTCAAACAGAGACTTGTTTGACTCCGAGAGAGAAATCCAAAGGCTGAGGAAAGCAATTGCAGATCATTGTGTAGGACATGTCAGCATGAATGAGAAGACTACAACAGTTACAGCTTGGCCACCTGACATAAGGAACGGCCATGCCAATGGGTATCTTGATGGGGAAAGCAACTCGGGCTCCCCTGAAAAGGGAAGGGGGGATGGGGAGAGAATTGAGATGCTGAAGAGAGAAGTAGGAGAGTTAAAAGAAGTGATAGAAGGAAAGGAATACTTGTTGCAGAGCTACAAGGAGCAGAAGACAGAGCTTTCAATGAAGATCAAGGAGTTGCAGCAGAGATTGGATTCACAGCTCCCAAATATTTT GCAAATGCAACTGAGCAAAGAAAGGCCAAATGATAAAGGAAATGAAGAATTTTGGCATACATGCTCCTAG
- the LOC18599603 gene encoding uncharacterized protein LOC18599603 isoform X2 has product MNTRSGRVSRGQKSKNFQGEGPNWILIAGGALLSTLSIRLGYKLKQALDTKQKDNATTSLKGHGTSDRRRLSGCRLHSNMFSFTQEEDGCFNCISGTESIGEKHPPNGQMLPESEVALPLVTVPMSEFNKDNGVMWASSPDRLELPPKPFHHSNCSDSPCVSESGSDIFSKREVIQKLRQQLKRRDDMILEMQDQIMELQNSLNAQVAHSSHLQAQLDASNRDLFDSEREIQRLRKAIADHCVGHVSMNEKTTTVTAWPPDIRNGHANGYLDGESNSGSPEKGRGDGERIEMLKREVGELKEVIEGKEYLLQSYKEQKTELSMKIKELQQRLDSQLPNIFQNTGKCN; this is encoded by the exons ATGAATACAAGAAGTGGCCGGGTATCTAGGGGTCAGAAGTCAAAAAATTTTCAGGGTGAGGGGCCAAATTGGATTCTTATTGCTGGTGGTGCCTTACTAAGTACCTTATCAATCCGCCTTGGTTACAAGCTGAAGCAGGCACTTGACACAAAGCAAAAGGACAATGCTACTACTAGCTTGAAAG GGCATGGAACTTCTGACAGGAGGAGATTATCAGGTTGCCGTTTACATTCAAATATGTTCTCGTTTACCCAAGAAGAAGATGGTTGTTTCAACTGCATTTCAG GCACTGAAAGCATAGGGGAGAAGCACCCACCAAATGGCCAGATGCTGCCCGAATCTGAAGTTGCTCTCCCTCTGGTGACAGTTCCCATGTCTGAGTTCAACAAGGATAATGGTGTTATGTGGGCATCATCTCCTGATCGCCTTGAGTTACCTCCAAAGCCATTCCATCATTCTAACTGCTCAGATTCACCATGTGTCTCTGAATCAGGCTCTGACATATTCAGCAAACGGGAAGTGATACAGAAACTAAGGCAACAATTGAAGAGAAGAGATGATATGATTTTGGAGATGCAGGACCAGATTATGGAGCTGCAGAATTCACTGAATGCTCAAGTGGCACACTCAAGTCATTTACAAGCACAACTGGATGCGTCAAACAGAGACTTGTTTGACTCCGAGAGAGAAATCCAAAGGCTGAGGAAAGCAATTGCAGATCATTGTGTAGGACATGTCAGCATGAATGAGAAGACTACAACAGTTACAGCTTGGCCACCTGACATAAGGAACGGCCATGCCAATGGGTATCTTGATGGGGAAAGCAACTCGGGCTCCCCTGAAAAGGGAAGGGGGGATGGGGAGAGAATTGAGATGCTGAAGAGAGAAGTAGGAGAGTTAAAAGAAGTGATAGAAGGAAAGGAATACTTGTTGCAGAGCTACAAGGAGCAGAAGACAGAGCTTTCAATGAAGATCAAGGAGTTGCAGCAGAGATTGGATTCACAGCTCCCAAATATTTT TCAAAACACAGGCAAATGCAACTGA
- the LOC18599603 gene encoding uncharacterized protein LOC18599603 isoform X3, translating into MNTRSGRVSRGQKSKNFQGEGPNWILIAGGALLSTLSIRLGYKLKQALDTKQKDNATTSLKGHGTSDRRRLSGCRLHSNMFSFTQEEDGCFNCISGTESIGEKHPPNGQMLPESEVALPLVTVPMSEFNKDNGVMWASSPDRLELPPKPFHHSNCSDSPCVSESGSDIFSKREVIQKLRQQLKRRDDMILEMQDQIMELQNSLNAQVAHSSHLQAQLDASNRDLFDSEREIQRLRKAIADHCVGHVSMNEKTTTVTAWPPDIRNGHANGYLDGESNSGSPEKGRGDGERIEMLKREVGELKEVIEGKEYLLQSYKEQKTELSMKIKELQQRLDSQLPNIL; encoded by the exons ATGAATACAAGAAGTGGCCGGGTATCTAGGGGTCAGAAGTCAAAAAATTTTCAGGGTGAGGGGCCAAATTGGATTCTTATTGCTGGTGGTGCCTTACTAAGTACCTTATCAATCCGCCTTGGTTACAAGCTGAAGCAGGCACTTGACACAAAGCAAAAGGACAATGCTACTACTAGCTTGAAAG GGCATGGAACTTCTGACAGGAGGAGATTATCAGGTTGCCGTTTACATTCAAATATGTTCTCGTTTACCCAAGAAGAAGATGGTTGTTTCAACTGCATTTCAG GCACTGAAAGCATAGGGGAGAAGCACCCACCAAATGGCCAGATGCTGCCCGAATCTGAAGTTGCTCTCCCTCTGGTGACAGTTCCCATGTCTGAGTTCAACAAGGATAATGGTGTTATGTGGGCATCATCTCCTGATCGCCTTGAGTTACCTCCAAAGCCATTCCATCATTCTAACTGCTCAGATTCACCATGTGTCTCTGAATCAGGCTCTGACATATTCAGCAAACGGGAAGTGATACAGAAACTAAGGCAACAATTGAAGAGAAGAGATGATATGATTTTGGAGATGCAGGACCAGATTATGGAGCTGCAGAATTCACTGAATGCTCAAGTGGCACACTCAAGTCATTTACAAGCACAACTGGATGCGTCAAACAGAGACTTGTTTGACTCCGAGAGAGAAATCCAAAGGCTGAGGAAAGCAATTGCAGATCATTGTGTAGGACATGTCAGCATGAATGAGAAGACTACAACAGTTACAGCTTGGCCACCTGACATAAGGAACGGCCATGCCAATGGGTATCTTGATGGGGAAAGCAACTCGGGCTCCCCTGAAAAGGGAAGGGGGGATGGGGAGAGAATTGAGATGCTGAAGAGAGAAGTAGGAGAGTTAAAAGAAGTGATAGAAGGAAAGGAATACTTGTTGCAGAGCTACAAGGAGCAGAAGACAGAGCTTTCAATGAAGATCAAGGAGTTGCAGCAGAGATTGGATTCACAGCTCCCAAATATTTTGTAG
- the LOC18599602 gene encoding tocopherol O-methyltransferase, chloroplastic, whose protein sequence is MTSAFQASYSPLPYFPRACQRPPVRRPSVSFSSSRTCQSPARFMSIRVNAAASTTSDGSVLRDGIAEFYDESSGLWEDIWGDHMHHGFYDPDSNVSGSDNRSAQIRMIEESLRFAGISDDPAKRPKTIVDVGCGIGGSSRYLARKYGAKCRGITLSPVQAGRANVLAEAEGLADRVSFQVADALKQPFPDGQFDLVWSMESGEHMPDKAKFVNELVRVAAPGGKIIIVTWCHRDLLPSEESLQPWEKKLLNRICNAYYLPEWCSTADYVKLLQSLSLQDIKAADWSQHVAPFWPAVIRSALTWKGFTSLLRSGLKTIKGALVMPVMIEGYKKGVIKFAVITCQKPE, encoded by the exons ATGACTTCCGCTTTCCAAGCTTCCTACTCACCACTCCCCTACTTCCCTCGCGCGTGCCAACGCCCTCCTGTACGACGCCCTTCTGTTTCGTTCTCCTCCTCCCGCACCTGCCAATCCCCCGCACGCTTCATGTCCATACGTGTGAACGCGGCTGCCTCGACCACGTCCGACGGAAGTGTGTTGCGCGATGGGATAGCGGAGTTTTACGACGAGTCGTCTGGGCTTTGGGAAGACATATGGGGTGACCATATGCACCATGGCTTTTATGACCCGGATTCCAACGTTTCGGGTTCGGATAATCGATCCGCCCAGATCAGAATGATCGAAGAATCGCTCCGTTTCGCCGGAATATCGG ACGACCCAGCAAAACGGCCCAAGACAATAGTTGATGTTGGGTGTGGGATAGGAGGCAGCTCTAGATACCTAGCTAGGAAATATGGAGCAAAATGCCGAGGCATTACTTTGAGCCCTGTTCAAGCTGGAAGGGCCAATGTTCTTGCTGAAGCTGAAGGACTAGCAGACAGA GTTTCTTTTCAAGTTGCAGATGCCTTAAAGCAACCATTCCCTGATGGGCAATTTGATCTAGTTTGGTCTATGGAAAGCGGAGAACACATGCCCGACAAAGCTAAG TTTGTTAATGAGTTGGTGCGAGTTGCAGCTCCTGGTggcaaaataataatagtgaCATGGTGCCACAGGGATCTCCTTCCCTCTGAAGAGTCTTTGCAGCCGTGGGAGAAAAAGCTGCTAAACAGGATATGTAATGCTTATTATTTACCAGAGTGGTGTTCGACTGCTGATTATGTCAAATTACTTCAGTCCCTATCTCTCCAG GATATAAAGGCCGCTGATTGGTCTCAGCATGTTGCCCCATTTTGGCCAGCAGTGATACGCTCAGCATTGACATGGAAGGGTTTCACATCGCTGCTGCGTAGTG GATTAAAAACCATAAAAGGAGCATTGGTGATGCCAGTGATGATTGAAGGATACAAGAAAGGCGTGATCAAATTTGCTGTCATTACCTGCCAAAAACCTGAGTAA